The following nucleotide sequence is from Melioribacteraceae bacterium.
GTCACCGAAGTAAATCGATGTTCTCTCAACATTTTTTAACGGACTTTCGAATTCACTCCAAACTTTTCCGTCGTAAAATAAAATATTTCCGAGTTGACCGATCATCCATGCTGTTCCGTCTTCAAGAATTTCGATTCCATTCCACATCGAGTAATCGGTTGCATCCCACATAACTTTCGGAAGAATTATTTCATTAAATTTTGAGCCGTCGTATTCAAAAAACCGGGGATGCCAAAAGTTATGATGTGTTTCGTGATGTATAAACCAAATCTTTTCTTCGTTATACGCAATCTGTGGATTATCGGAATAATCAAATTTAAAGACGGACTCCCATTTGCCATGTTTTAATTGGTACAAATTTCCTTTGATATCATATCCCGCTCCGCGTGAAATTGCAATTCCTTCATTAATCGATTGCATAATAATTCTTGAACCATGATCAACATTAGCTTGTTTATACCATATTGCATCGCTTTGTAACTTTTGATTAAAATCTTTTCGATCTGAACAAGAAGTTAATAGAAGTATAGTAATTACAAATGCCAGTATTTTATTCAGTGTTGGTACCATGAAATAGGATAACAAGTTAATAACTCTTTTTTGTAAATTGTCGGACTTAATTTATAAAAATCAGCGAATAATTATGAAAGAATATAAAACAGCTACATTCGGATCCGGTTGTTTTTGGTGTACCGAAGCAATCTTCCAAAAATTAAAGGGTGTTCTAAGTGTGACCCCGGGTTATTCAGGTGGTAAACGAGAGAATCCAACTTATGATCAAGTTTGTTCCGGTGCGACCGGTCACGCTGAAGTAGTTCACATTCAGTACGATTCTGAGATAATAAGTTTTGAGGAATTACTTGAAGTATTTTGGAAAACACACGATCCCACTACTTTAAATCGACAGGGGGCTGATATAGGTACTCAGTATCGTTCGGTAATTTTTTATCATGATGAAGAACAAAAAGAACTTGCGGAAAAGTATAAAGATAAATTAGATAATTCGGACATTTTTGATAAACCGATTGTGACCGAGATTAGCCAATTCCAAAAATTTTATCCGGCTGAAAAATATCATCACGATTATTATAATAATAATTCCGCTCAGCCATATTGCAGTTTTGTAATTACACCGAAACTTGAAAAGTTTGAAAAAATATTTGCTGATAATTTGAAAAGATGATTGAAGTAATTAAATACTCTCCGAGAATAATCAAATCTCGGAGAGTATTTATAAATCAGAAGGCGAGACCAAATCCAATATATCCACCAAAAATTGATTCATCCGAATCGAGAAAAATCATTGTTCCACCGGCTCGAAAAAGAAATCCTCCGTCGTGGGGATGATATCTATAACCAAATTCTGCTTGGTTAAACGATGCATCGGAAATAAAAGTTCTTCCGATACTCAACTCAAGATTGTGATCCGAACCATATAACAACCCGACAGAAATCGGAGTTAACGCATTAATGCTTCTCGAACTGGAAGATGCTTCTAATAATATCCCGAAACCAATTCTTCCGAAGAGGGATAAATTATAATTTGAATAAAATATCCTACTATAATTTACACTCGTTCCGGCAATACCTGAACCGGCAAATAACTCAATATCAACCGAATTAGGCGCAATTTTATTTTCATTAGCATGTATCGATAAATTAGCTAAAAATAATATGATTATCGAAAAACTTATTACACTCTTAATCATCTACAATTTTCCCCCATAGTAAAAATAATGGATTGTCTTAATAATACTCTCAATTCACCTTATTCATAGGGTAATTCATCTGAGATTTTTCCAGACGAATTACCGATTCGAGTTTAGCTAATTCAATAATCTGTTTTCTTGTTCCGGTTGCAGTGAAAATATCTTTTATTACTGATTCTACTGAAACTCCGGTTTCTTCAAGTTCGGTTCTCATTTTATCCGTTATTTCAGTATTGCATTTCCCAAGAAACTGAATTTTTTGCTCCGAATCTTTATTACCGGAATCACTTAATTCCATTCTCAAGCTTTGATCTAATTTATTTTGATAGTCATCATTCATGGTGCTGCATCCAATTAGTAAAAGTATAGGTAATAAAACAAACAAAAACTTTTTTTTCATGTAAGTTCCTTTTCATTAT
It contains:
- the msrA gene encoding peptide-methionine (S)-S-oxide reductase MsrA, with the protein product MKEYKTATFGSGCFWCTEAIFQKLKGVLSVTPGYSGGKRENPTYDQVCSGATGHAEVVHIQYDSEIISFEELLEVFWKTHDPTTLNRQGADIGTQYRSVIFYHDEEQKELAEKYKDKLDNSDIFDKPIVTEISQFQKFYPAEKYHHDYYNNNSAQPYCSFVITPKLEKFEKIFADNLKR